One Benincasa hispida cultivar B227 chromosome 5, ASM972705v1, whole genome shotgun sequence genomic window carries:
- the LOC120078250 gene encoding ethylene-responsive transcription factor ERF109-like: MLMASDHPAAAAFRRITEEQELSVIVDALTQVISGAASSGLQFHHDHFHRLLFPPSSSAPAAFSSSSDFDTCPVCKINGCLGCNFFSATASTSAATNNNNNPGRRVKRLKKNYRGVRQRPWGKWAAEIRDPKRAQRVWLGTFNTAEDAARAYDEAAIRFRGPRAKLNFPFPDNSLTTFRSSPPPASTTTSASTSTAAVAGAPRTSSSMKIETQNDIILPEIFNDDDDIQRLLMDFAGQSRSW, translated from the coding sequence ATGCTCATGGCCTCCGACCACCCCGCCGCCGCCGCCTTCCGCCGCATCACCGAAGAACAAGAACTCTCCGTCATCGTCGACGCCCTCACCCAAGTCATTTCCGGCGCCGCCTCTTCCGGCCTCCAGTTCCACCACGACCATTTCCACCGCCTCCTCTTCCCTCCCAGCTCCTCCGCCCCTGCTGCCTTCTCCTCCTCTTCAGATTTCGATACGTGTCCCGTCTGTAAAATCAATGGCTGCTTGGGTTGCAATTTCTTCTCCGCCACTGCCTCAACCTCCGCCgccaccaacaacaacaacaatcccgGCCGCCGTGTCAAGCGTTTGAAGAAGAATTATAGAGGCGTCCGCCAACGCCCTTGGGGGAAATGGGCCGCCGAAATCCGTGACCCGAAACGTGCCCAACGTGTATGGCTTGGTACCTTCAATACCGCCGAAGATGCCGCACGTGCTTACGATGAAGCTGCTATTAGATTCCGTGGCCCACGTGCCAAACTCAATTTCCCCTTCCCTGATAATTCCTTGACCACATTCCGTTCTTCTCCTCCGCCGGCTTCCACCACCACCTCCGCCTCTACCTCCACCGCCGCCGTAGCAGGAGCTCCAAGAACGTCGTCATCAATGAAAATCGAGACCCAAAATGACATCATATTACCGGAGATCTTCAACGACGACGACGACATCCAGAGATTGCTCATGGATTTTGCTGGTCAATCAAGAAGCTggtaa